From the Nonlabens marinus S1-08 genome, one window contains:
- a CDS encoding NAD(P)H-dependent glycerol-3-phosphate dehydrogenase — MEKELKIAVLGGGSWATAIVKMLCENMEEVGWYMRSVYAIEHIKRNDHNPSYLSSVEFDPSKLKLSSNINEIVEYADVCIFAIPSAFLHSELEPLTISFEGKMVVSAIKGIVPETGLIVGEHFSQNYNIDLDDIGVITGPCHAEEVALERLSYLTVACANQEMADRLASYFESDYINCKTSDDIIGTEYAAVLKNIYAIAAGIAHGLGYGDNFQSVLMSNAIREMKRYIKKVHKMKRNINDSAYLGDLLVTGYSVFSRNRLFGNMLGKGYTVRSAQLEMSMVAEGYYATKSAYKINQEHGAKTPILNAVYDILYENKNPKKTFKKLAEKLD; from the coding sequence ATGGAAAAAGAACTCAAAATTGCAGTGTTGGGTGGCGGTAGCTGGGCTACAGCCATAGTGAAGATGTTGTGTGAAAATATGGAGGAAGTGGGCTGGTACATGCGCAGTGTGTACGCCATAGAGCATATCAAACGCAATGACCATAACCCAAGCTATTTGAGCAGTGTAGAGTTCGACCCTTCAAAATTGAAGCTTTCTAGCAATATCAATGAAATCGTAGAATATGCAGATGTTTGCATATTTGCTATCCCCAGTGCCTTTTTACATTCAGAGTTGGAACCATTGACTATTTCTTTTGAAGGGAAGATGGTAGTTTCAGCTATTAAGGGTATTGTTCCTGAAACTGGACTTATTGTAGGGGAACATTTTAGCCAAAATTATAATATTGACCTTGATGATATTGGAGTCATCACTGGGCCTTGTCATGCAGAGGAAGTGGCTTTAGAGCGCCTATCCTATTTGACCGTTGCTTGTGCAAATCAAGAAATGGCAGATCGACTGGCCAGTTATTTTGAAAGCGATTATATCAACTGTAAAACTAGTGATGATATTATAGGGACTGAATATGCCGCTGTTCTTAAAAACATTTATGCCATCGCTGCAGGAATTGCCCATGGATTGGGATATGGTGATAATTTCCAAAGTGTATTAATGTCAAATGCCATACGGGAGATGAAACGCTACATCAAGAAAGTCCATAAAATGAAGCGTAATATTAATGATAGCGCCTACTTAGGAGACTTACTAGTTACTGGATATTCTGTGTTTTCTAGAAACCGCCTATTCGGTAATATGTTAGGAAAAGGGTATACAGTGCGCAGCGCACAACTGGAAATGAGTATGGTAGCAGAGGGTTATTATGCTACTAAAAGTGCCTATAAAATCAATCAAGAGCATGGTGCTAAAACACCTATTCTTAATGCGGTGTACGACATCTTATACGAGAACAAAAACCCAAAAAAGACTTTTAAAAAGCTAGCTGAAAAGCTGGATTAA
- a CDS encoding UDP-2,3-diacylglucosamine diphosphatase — protein MEIPEGKKIYFSSDNHLGAPTQELSKPRERKFLQWLDMVRDDAAAIFLLGDLFDFWFEYKTVVPKGQVRVLGKLAELRDSGIPIYFFVGNHDLWMFGYFEEELGIPVYHEPKVFDFNGKKFLIGHGDGKGPGDKGYKRMKKVFTSPFFQWCFRWIHPDLGVKLARHLSVKNKLISGDEDAIFLGEEKEWLAQYAKRKLEKNSIDYFIFGHRHLPMEIKLTDTSTYFNLGDWISHYSYGVYDENGFLIKSFEKS, from the coding sequence ATGGAGATTCCAGAAGGTAAAAAGATTTATTTTTCAAGTGACAACCACCTGGGTGCGCCTACTCAAGAATTGAGCAAGCCCAGAGAGCGCAAATTCCTGCAATGGTTAGACATGGTGAGAGATGATGCGGCTGCCATTTTTCTACTGGGAGACTTATTTGATTTCTGGTTTGAATACAAAACGGTAGTACCAAAGGGTCAAGTAAGAGTCCTAGGCAAACTTGCAGAGCTGCGGGATAGCGGCATACCTATTTATTTCTTTGTAGGGAATCACGATTTGTGGATGTTCGGCTATTTTGAGGAAGAGCTAGGCATTCCTGTCTATCACGAGCCCAAAGTGTTTGATTTCAACGGCAAAAAATTTCTAATAGGACACGGTGATGGAAAAGGTCCTGGCGATAAAGGCTACAAGAGGATGAAAAAGGTTTTTACCAGTCCTTTTTTCCAGTGGTGTTTTAGATGGATACATCCAGATTTAGGTGTGAAGCTTGCAAGACATTTGTCCGTTAAAAATAAACTGATATCAGGAGACGAGGATGCCATTTTTCTAGGGGAAGAGAAAGAGTGGCTAGCGCAATATGCTAAGCGCAAACTAGAGAAAAATTCCATTGATTATTTCATTTTTGGGCACCGTCATTTACCTATGGAAATTAAACTTACAGATACTTCTACTTACTTCAATCTGGGCGATTGGATATCACATTATTCTTATGGCGTGTATGATGAAAATGGATTTTTGATCAAATCCTTTGAAAAGTCTTAG
- a CDS encoding ATP-binding protein → MINKRLLVKSLLSHNDENSFYDKKLRVDLSHKEGKAKFLKHICALSNSNPANNSFIVVGVDDRKNEIVGVDFFDDSKLQNLINAYLENPPLVQYENIPFPHLPVDKVVGLVTIRSQNGITSLRKNIWKYYGGAVFFRDGSISMPKDFGIRMDDVNSTIVQEIEKNASNNIELTLDRVQDFMNRKEHGLEVFYKVFKEQFVICWSGKMKRKKGNEYYYRVDIEMVNEQVRLFYSALDEVQISYDEDSFSILEFVELGLGDRQAYHPLERQTLRFFPNGTYKLETKILFNPPYYDRRTLHHIYNANLSLLAKLSTGAILTGRELQDLRNLPETMLICQFNNVGEPIEKMKLQRQQLKNYPDTYKAYKESLRILRKVKYNS, encoded by the coding sequence ATGATCAACAAGCGCCTACTGGTCAAGAGTCTACTGTCGCACAACGACGAAAACAGTTTCTACGACAAGAAACTGCGGGTGGACTTAAGCCATAAAGAAGGTAAGGCTAAATTTTTAAAACACATTTGTGCGCTTTCTAATTCTAACCCTGCTAATAATAGCTTCATAGTAGTAGGAGTGGACGATCGCAAAAATGAGATTGTAGGCGTCGATTTTTTTGACGATTCTAAACTTCAAAATCTTATCAATGCCTATCTAGAAAACCCACCTTTAGTGCAGTACGAGAACATTCCTTTTCCACACTTGCCAGTGGATAAAGTGGTAGGTCTAGTCACCATACGATCCCAGAACGGCATCACTTCATTGCGTAAAAACATTTGGAAATATTACGGTGGTGCTGTGTTTTTTAGAGACGGCAGCATTTCCATGCCTAAAGATTTTGGGATCCGAATGGATGATGTGAATTCTACTATTGTTCAAGAGATCGAGAAAAATGCCAGTAATAATATTGAGTTGACGCTGGATCGTGTGCAGGATTTTATGAATCGTAAGGAGCACGGGCTAGAAGTTTTTTATAAAGTGTTTAAAGAGCAATTTGTGATTTGCTGGTCTGGCAAAATGAAACGTAAAAAAGGCAATGAATACTACTACCGCGTCGATATCGAGATGGTGAATGAGCAAGTGCGGTTGTTCTACAGTGCGTTAGATGAGGTTCAAATTTCTTATGATGAGGACAGTTTTAGCATCCTTGAATTTGTAGAGTTGGGTCTAGGCGACCGTCAGGCCTATCACCCGCTGGAACGGCAAACGTTACGCTTTTTCCCAAATGGTACTTACAAACTGGAAACTAAGATACTTTTCAACCCGCCCTATTACGATAGGCGTACGTTGCACCATATCTATAATGCTAATTTATCCTTGCTGGCAAAATTATCCACAGGTGCTATTTTAACAGGCAGAGAGCTTCAAGATCTGCGCAACCTCCCAGAAACTATGCTTATTTGCCAGTTTAATAATGTGGGAGAACCTATTGAAAAAATGAAATTACAACGCCAACAGTTGAAAAATTATCCGGACACTTATAAGGCATATAAAGAGTCCTTGCGTATCTTGAGAAAAGTAAAATATAATTCTTGA
- the recJ gene encoding single-stranded-DNA-specific exonuclease RecJ: MRWTLKPIPDPILQAKLAQELDIDLVLAGLLVQRGVDTFAKAKSFFRPSLDELHDPFLMKDMQLAVDRIAKAVAQKENILVFGDYDVDGTTSVALVSSFLQSYYPNVATYIPDRYEEGYGVSYQGIDYAHDNEFTLIIALDCGVKAVDKIAYAKEKGVDFIVCDHHRPGKNLPDAVAILDPKREDCTYPYDELCGCGVGFKLCQAITITNNWDFQILIPYLDLVATAIGADIVPMTGENRILTYHGLHVINTSPRAGFQAIISQLDKKDKLTSTDVVFTIAPRINAAGRMKHGLHAVQLLTETDVDKAVVYAKEIEQFNIDRKETDRYITQAALQQILDTGAQDRYSTIVFDPSWHKGVIGIVASRLMETYYRPTLVFTKSGDFLAASARSVKGFDVYDALEQCSEFIEQFGGHMYAAGLTLRAENFEAFKNRFEEVVCATIQNQQRTEEISIDCRLPLGSINGKFYRILQQMAPFGPKNMTPVFLTEKVTDTGYGKKVGSGGEHLKLCLSQDQGITSYDAIGFNKGSKWEELQQKKLLKIAYSLDKNTWQGVSKIQLRLRDIQ; encoded by the coding sequence TTGCGCTGGACTCTTAAACCAATTCCTGATCCTATTTTGCAAGCTAAACTAGCGCAAGAGCTTGATATCGATTTAGTCTTGGCTGGTTTGTTAGTGCAGCGAGGGGTGGACACTTTCGCGAAAGCGAAATCATTTTTTAGACCCTCGTTAGATGAACTGCATGACCCGTTCTTAATGAAGGATATGCAATTAGCGGTTGACCGTATTGCTAAAGCAGTGGCGCAAAAGGAAAACATCTTAGTATTTGGTGATTATGATGTGGATGGAACTACCAGTGTTGCGTTAGTTTCCTCTTTTTTACAGTCGTATTATCCTAATGTAGCTACCTATATTCCAGACCGTTATGAGGAAGGTTATGGGGTGAGTTATCAAGGTATTGACTATGCACACGACAATGAGTTCACATTAATAATCGCATTAGATTGCGGAGTGAAAGCGGTGGATAAGATCGCTTACGCAAAAGAAAAAGGCGTTGATTTTATAGTCTGTGATCACCACAGGCCTGGAAAAAACCTACCAGACGCTGTGGCAATTCTTGACCCGAAACGGGAAGATTGCACTTACCCATATGATGAACTTTGTGGATGTGGTGTAGGGTTCAAGTTGTGCCAGGCGATTACCATAACAAACAATTGGGATTTTCAAATACTAATTCCTTATTTGGATCTGGTAGCTACTGCCATAGGAGCAGATATCGTTCCCATGACTGGAGAGAATAGAATCTTGACCTATCATGGACTGCATGTGATCAACACTAGTCCTAGAGCAGGATTTCAAGCAATTATATCACAGCTTGATAAAAAAGATAAGCTGACCTCTACAGATGTTGTGTTCACCATCGCTCCTAGAATCAATGCGGCCGGAAGAATGAAGCACGGTTTGCATGCGGTCCAGTTGCTCACTGAAACTGATGTGGATAAAGCTGTTGTCTATGCTAAGGAAATTGAACAATTCAATATCGATCGCAAAGAAACCGATAGATACATCACTCAAGCTGCATTACAGCAAATACTTGATACAGGAGCTCAAGATCGATACAGTACTATTGTTTTTGACCCATCCTGGCATAAAGGCGTAATAGGTATTGTTGCTTCAAGACTTATGGAAACGTATTACCGCCCTACACTGGTGTTTACTAAAAGTGGTGATTTTCTAGCCGCAAGTGCGCGTAGCGTTAAAGGTTTCGATGTATACGATGCGCTAGAGCAATGTTCTGAATTTATAGAACAATTCGGCGGACACATGTATGCTGCGGGACTTACCTTAAGGGCTGAGAATTTTGAAGCTTTTAAAAATAGATTTGAAGAGGTGGTTTGTGCTACCATTCAAAACCAGCAGCGGACAGAGGAAATATCCATTGACTGTCGATTGCCCTTAGGCTCTATAAACGGTAAATTTTATAGAATCTTACAGCAGATGGCGCCATTCGGTCCTAAAAATATGACTCCTGTATTCTTGACTGAAAAAGTTACAGATACTGGGTATGGTAAAAAGGTAGGGAGTGGAGGAGAACACTTAAAGCTCTGTTTGAGCCAGGATCAAGGTATAACGAGCTACGATGCGATCGGTTTTAATAAGGGAAGTAAATGGGAAGAATTGCAACAAAAGAAACTTTTAAAAATTGCCTATTCCCTAGATAAGAATACCTGGCAAGGAGTTTCAAAAATCCAATTAAGATTGAGAGATATTCAGTAG
- a CDS encoding metallophosphoesterase produces the protein MRTLVIGDIHGGYRALIQLLERLEVEPRDQLIFLGDYVDGWSQSFEVIEELISLSRKRALHKHTAPIFLRGNHDELVLDFLVKGQKNKQWLHHGGTSTVKSYSGKSESEIARHISFLTDELVDFYELDGNGYFHAGFHNLNGPHYEYYKNLPYWDRSLWEMALCIDPNLSKDDSRYPNRLKLYNEIFIGHTPTTRLDSTQPIHAANIWNVDTGAAFTGPLTALCVETKEIWQSDPLPDLYPEEKGRN, from the coding sequence TTGAGAACACTAGTTATAGGAGACATACACGGCGGCTACCGCGCTTTAATCCAGTTATTAGAGCGATTAGAGGTAGAACCACGAGATCAACTCATATTTTTGGGTGACTATGTAGATGGCTGGTCGCAAAGTTTTGAGGTGATTGAGGAGTTGATATCGCTTTCGCGAAAGCGAGCTCTCCACAAACACACAGCTCCCATTTTTTTAAGAGGAAATCACGATGAATTAGTACTTGATTTTCTAGTCAAAGGGCAGAAAAACAAACAGTGGTTGCACCATGGTGGCACGAGTACGGTTAAAAGCTACAGTGGAAAATCCGAATCAGAAATAGCGAGACACATTTCATTTCTAACAGATGAACTTGTGGATTTCTATGAATTGGATGGCAACGGGTATTTCCATGCAGGATTTCATAATCTAAATGGGCCGCATTATGAGTATTACAAGAATTTACCCTACTGGGATCGATCCTTGTGGGAAATGGCATTGTGTATCGATCCAAACTTATCCAAGGACGACTCCAGATACCCCAACCGACTCAAGTTGTACAATGAGATATTTATAGGCCATACGCCTACTACAAGATTGGACAGTACACAACCTATTCACGCGGCCAACATCTGGAATGTAGATACTGGCGCAGCATTTACAGGACCACTCACGGCATTGTGCGTGGAAACTAAGGAAATATGGCAAAGCGACCCTTTACCAGATTTGTATCCTGAGGAAAAAGGTAGGAATTAA
- a CDS encoding carboxymuconolactone decarboxylase family protein → MPLVTPLHADHDAETQELSEFFNETLGFCPNSVLTMQRRPAISKAFINLNKAVMANEGRVTSALKRMIAWVSSNATGCRYCQAHAIRAAERYGAEQEQLDNIWEYRTHPAFSEAERAALDFSLAASQVPNAVDSKIQERLKKYWDEGEIVEMLGVISLFGYLNRWNDSMGTTLENDAIDSGNQYLGKHGFEVGKHI, encoded by the coding sequence ATGCCATTAGTAACACCATTGCATGCAGATCATGATGCTGAAACTCAAGAATTATCAGAATTCTTCAATGAGACCTTAGGTTTTTGCCCTAACTCTGTATTGACCATGCAGCGCAGGCCAGCTATTTCCAAGGCATTTATCAACTTGAATAAAGCAGTCATGGCAAATGAAGGTCGAGTGACGAGTGCCTTAAAACGAATGATTGCGTGGGTTTCTAGTAACGCTACAGGATGTCGTTATTGCCAGGCACATGCGATCAGGGCAGCAGAACGGTATGGGGCAGAACAAGAACAGTTGGACAATATTTGGGAATACCGCACTCATCCCGCTTTTTCAGAGGCTGAACGCGCAGCGCTAGACTTCTCACTAGCGGCGAGCCAAGTTCCTAACGCTGTAGATAGCAAAATTCAAGAACGCTTGAAAAAGTATTGGGACGAAGGAGAAATTGTAGAAATGCTGGGCGTGATATCCCTATTTGGTTATTTGAATAGGTGGAACGATAGCATGGGAACTACATTAGAGAATGATGCTATTGATAGTGGAAATCAATACCTAGGAAAACATGGTTTTGAAGTAGGGAAGCATATTTAG
- a CDS encoding PAS domain-containing sensor histidine kinase — protein sequence MVKIDKYSAIRQAPVAIAYLDKNLNYVAHSSKWCADYKLPHKDLTGMNHYDLFPEIGQEWRDKHQQVLKGSYESNPAELFVRHDGTEQWIKWSVGPTYDDDGNINGMVMSSEDITETMEIKMKIDREHQLLLDASNKAKIGSWEMNYLTNELYWSDVTKMIHEVDMDYVPDVSTGIEFYKPGYNQKKITKLFTDSNATGNSYDVELQIITAKGNERWVRSVIKADMEHGKCIRQYGTFEDITERVLINLKYKQAVKRFHDGFQASGVGMLVIDPLTLKIKDSNPSISKMLDLDKSNLVKTSLENHVRKEDFPGLFQAVADLLSEQSNHLILDLNLKKSTGRYVSCSLMGTLLEDEYGNPVDLIVQILDVSEVKKKELELQSSTQQIKKQNERLLNFAHIVSHNLRSHSSNFEVLLQLYVQETLEEDKENIIKLLKASSSQLSETINHLNDVVAVNIEKIELTRMFLKENIFNVMENISSEIAKHDISVDVDIDDDFIIVASPAYMESIILNLLTNSIKYRKKDVPAHIRISAFKHKNKCRIIFEDNGIGIDMKQHGHKVFGMYKTFHGNKDARGIGLYMTKNQVEAMGGTIRVQSTKDVGTIFKITL from the coding sequence GTGGTTAAAATTGACAAGTACAGTGCTATACGGCAGGCTCCAGTGGCCATTGCTTACTTAGATAAAAACTTGAACTATGTAGCTCACTCTAGTAAGTGGTGTGCGGACTATAAGCTACCTCATAAAGATCTAACCGGAATGAACCATTATGATCTTTTCCCTGAAATAGGTCAAGAATGGCGAGATAAGCATCAACAAGTTCTTAAGGGAAGCTATGAATCCAATCCTGCAGAATTATTTGTGCGCCATGATGGAACTGAGCAATGGATCAAATGGAGTGTAGGGCCTACTTATGATGACGACGGGAACATCAACGGTATGGTCATGAGTAGTGAGGATATCACAGAAACCATGGAGATCAAAATGAAAATTGATCGAGAACACCAACTACTGCTTGATGCATCAAATAAAGCCAAAATAGGTTCATGGGAAATGAATTACTTGACTAATGAATTGTACTGGTCTGATGTGACTAAAATGATTCATGAAGTTGACATGGATTACGTTCCAGATGTATCTACAGGTATTGAATTTTACAAGCCTGGATATAATCAAAAAAAGATCACAAAACTTTTCACAGACTCAAACGCTACTGGCAACTCCTATGATGTAGAACTGCAAATTATTACTGCTAAAGGCAACGAACGCTGGGTAAGAAGCGTCATTAAGGCAGATATGGAGCACGGCAAATGCATACGTCAATACGGGACTTTTGAAGATATCACGGAGCGGGTATTAATTAATCTAAAATATAAACAAGCCGTTAAAAGATTTCATGACGGTTTTCAAGCATCTGGAGTGGGAATGCTGGTGATAGATCCGCTTACTCTAAAAATCAAAGATTCTAATCCTAGTATTTCAAAAATGCTTGATCTAGATAAGTCTAATCTAGTGAAAACCTCTCTTGAAAATCATGTTAGAAAGGAAGATTTTCCTGGCCTATTTCAAGCTGTAGCTGATCTTTTAAGTGAGCAATCTAACCATCTGATCCTTGATCTAAATCTCAAAAAATCAACGGGTAGATATGTAAGTTGTTCTTTAATGGGAACCTTACTTGAAGATGAATATGGAAACCCAGTTGATCTAATCGTTCAAATTTTAGATGTTTCTGAGGTCAAGAAGAAGGAATTAGAACTTCAATCGTCCACTCAGCAAATAAAAAAGCAAAATGAGCGACTGCTCAATTTTGCACATATTGTTTCCCACAATTTAAGGTCTCATTCTAGCAATTTTGAAGTCTTACTTCAATTGTACGTTCAAGAAACCCTAGAGGAGGATAAAGAGAATATTATAAAATTATTAAAGGCTTCAAGCTCTCAATTATCTGAAACGATTAACCACCTTAATGATGTCGTTGCTGTAAACATTGAGAAAATTGAACTGACTCGAATGTTCCTCAAAGAAAACATCTTCAATGTTATGGAGAATATTTCTTCTGAAATCGCAAAACATGATATTAGTGTTGACGTGGATATAGACGATGATTTTATCATTGTTGCATCACCTGCATACATGGAGAGCATCATTTTGAATTTGCTTACAAACAGCATCAAATACCGTAAAAAAGACGTTCCGGCTCATATTAGAATAAGTGCCTTCAAGCATAAAAATAAATGCCGCATAATTTTTGAAGACAACGGTATTGGTATTGATATGAAGCAGCATGGTCATAAGGTATTCGGGATGTACAAAACATTCCACGGCAATAAAGACGCTCGCGGGATAGGTCTGTACATGACTAAAAATCAAGTAGAGGCTATGGGAGGAACTATTCGAGTCCAGAGTACAAAAGACGTGGGGACAATTTTCAAAATAACCTTGTAG
- the amaB gene encoding L-piperidine-6-carboxylate dehydrogenase, producing MSEIAKAFAINDALKQLGVEKINKGTSTGNENFGNGAEIISSSPVDGAEIARVTTTTADDYDKVVAAAQTAFKDWRLKPAPLRGEVVRQFGDELRRLKEPLGKLVSYEMGKSYQEGLGEVQEMIDICDFAVGLSRQLHGLTMHSERPGHRMYEQYHPLGIVGIISAFNFPVAVWAWNTALAWVCGDVCIWKPSEKTPLTGIACQNIIAKVLKDNNLPEGISCLVNGDYKVGEMMTTDKRVPLISATGSTRMGKIVASKVGERLGKSLLELGGNNAIIVTPDADIKMTVIGAVFGAVGTAGQRCTSTRRLIVHDSMYDKVKTAVVDAYKQLKIGNPLDENNHVGPLIDKDAVKGYQNALTKVVEEGGKVIVEGGVLEGKGFESGCYVKPAIAEAENSFEIVQHETFAPVLYLLKYSGNVENALDLQNGVNQGLSSAIMTNNLREAEHFLSVAGSDCGIANVNIGTSGAEIGGAFGGEKDTGGGRESGSDAWKIYMRRQTNTINYTTELPLAQGIKFDL from the coding sequence ATGTCAGAAATAGCGAAAGCTTTTGCAATCAACGACGCCCTGAAACAATTAGGCGTAGAAAAGATAAATAAAGGGACCTCAACTGGTAATGAGAACTTTGGTAACGGTGCCGAGATCATCTCCTCATCCCCTGTGGATGGAGCAGAAATCGCACGAGTAACCACCACCACTGCGGATGATTATGATAAAGTAGTTGCCGCAGCTCAAACCGCTTTTAAAGACTGGAGATTAAAACCAGCGCCCCTGCGTGGTGAAGTGGTACGCCAGTTTGGTGATGAGTTAAGACGATTGAAGGAGCCTCTAGGAAAACTCGTTTCTTATGAAATGGGGAAATCCTATCAAGAAGGATTAGGTGAAGTTCAAGAGATGATTGACATCTGTGACTTTGCTGTAGGTCTTTCTAGACAGTTGCACGGTTTGACCATGCACAGTGAGCGCCCAGGACATAGAATGTATGAACAATACCATCCACTAGGGATTGTGGGGATTATCAGTGCTTTCAACTTTCCAGTAGCCGTATGGGCTTGGAACACAGCGCTCGCATGGGTTTGCGGCGATGTCTGTATCTGGAAGCCAAGTGAAAAAACTCCTCTAACAGGAATTGCTTGCCAAAATATCATTGCCAAAGTTCTTAAAGACAACAACCTTCCAGAAGGTATTTCTTGTCTAGTGAATGGCGATTATAAGGTAGGAGAAATGATGACCACTGATAAGCGCGTACCATTAATCAGCGCGACTGGATCTACCCGCATGGGTAAAATTGTAGCGAGTAAAGTGGGTGAGCGATTAGGAAAGTCCTTGTTAGAATTAGGCGGTAACAATGCCATCATTGTCACTCCAGATGCAGATATTAAAATGACCGTGATAGGTGCGGTATTTGGCGCTGTAGGAACTGCGGGACAACGCTGTACATCAACAAGACGATTGATCGTTCATGATTCGATGTATGATAAAGTTAAAACAGCGGTAGTGGATGCTTACAAGCAATTAAAAATTGGAAATCCATTAGATGAAAATAATCATGTAGGTCCTCTAATTGATAAAGATGCCGTTAAAGGATATCAAAACGCTTTAACTAAAGTAGTGGAAGAAGGCGGTAAAGTAATTGTAGAAGGTGGTGTTCTAGAAGGTAAAGGCTTTGAAAGCGGTTGCTACGTAAAACCTGCTATAGCTGAAGCGGAGAACTCTTTTGAAATCGTACAGCACGAGACTTTTGCTCCTGTTTTGTATCTATTGAAATACAGCGGTAATGTAGAAAATGCTCTAGATCTTCAAAATGGTGTGAACCAAGGGTTATCCAGTGCGATAATGACCAACAACCTAAGAGAAGCCGAGCACTTTTTGAGCGTTGCAGGATCTGATTGTGGTATCGCAAACGTCAATATAGGAACTAGTGGAGCGGAGATAGGCGGTGCCTTTGGAGGTGAAAAAGACACAGGCGGTGGTCGTGAATCTGGTAGTGATGCCTGGAAGATATATATGAGACGACAAACGAACACAATAAACTACACAACCGAACTACCCTTAGCCCAGGGAATTAAGTTTGATTTATAG
- a CDS encoding response regulator yields the protein MKVNYVWIIDDDAVYTFTVRKLLEQCQLAHTVKDFKNGQLAIDQLTEINFNTHLYPDIILLDINMPVLNGWQFMNEFVKFVDKNAITVYMVSSSIDPRDRERAMQYEEIEDFVIKPLTIKCLRDLLSVSI from the coding sequence ATGAAGGTGAACTATGTTTGGATCATTGATGATGATGCTGTATACACTTTCACAGTTCGAAAATTACTAGAGCAATGTCAACTAGCTCATACTGTAAAAGATTTTAAAAATGGGCAACTAGCTATCGATCAGCTGACTGAAATAAATTTTAATACACACCTCTATCCTGACATTATTCTACTGGACATCAACATGCCGGTCCTAAACGGGTGGCAGTTCATGAATGAATTTGTAAAGTTTGTTGACAAAAATGCCATAACAGTTTATATGGTGAGTTCTTCCATAGACCCTAGAGATCGAGAAAGAGCCATGCAATATGAGGAGATTGAGGATTTCGTAATCAAGCCTTTGACTATAAAATGTTTAAGAGATCTTCTGAGCGTATCTATTTAA